From Scleropages formosus chromosome 1, fSclFor1.1, whole genome shotgun sequence, a single genomic window includes:
- the chgb gene encoding secretogranin-1 — protein MKLVFFIALVGTLARGNLSLPVGQEQSRGDLAARCVVQVLSKALSQPASAAPVDPQCRDFLRAGMKHDAAEKKGEEEVVHLTGTESQEQNEFERQAEGTAVTEKDAHEPRSTENMLKAEDKRQSLQNTGSQESITSVEEKKSTDALTTGEKDDEEERVSGRSHHSSSEHRLRDEEVSEGSKHHYLKNTEDSEKEWSHIDRRSEELEDSSEKETRIWKPNHKYHHKKHKRSEEPLGDEESEESEEDEHEDREKRIWKPTHRYHHKKNRRNEEPLESEESDESEEGEDEDREKRVWKPTHRYHHKKHKRNEVPLEEEESEESEEDEHEDREKRIWKPTHRYHHKKHRRNEDPLDDEGSDDLEEDENEDQEKRIWKPTHRYHHNKHRRNEDSLDDKGLEESEESEIEDREKRIWKPTHRHFDKKHKRDEEPFDEVLSEESEESEEDEHREKRIWKPSHRYHHKKGKKNKRNEDSSTEESEEQSSQEKRSEELDNNEEKEKQIWKPTHRYHHKKHKWSEDAFEGQNEEPEEDEDGVEHLWNPAFKTQHLKHKRNRDSFEDEDVEDMERSSEFAEDRHDKEKRIWKPTHRYHHKKNRRSEDASEEEEKKNYESDEDDTDESQSGREKKNQSSDLPEEVYKRHDLEDNEELNKRHHLSDSSHYYKRYHNEDEKQSEEDDNLKALEYLAKKRNEADLLSEEEMQVKRSPWEYKGYYHPAWWKRSPLRSGNQLEQDMWDSRQAALEVFPNHIQEKRQYPGNKIDELAKFLNYKKAEFSGLLEPEEKRSLHQRPLTPEEEKELENLAAMDMELQKIAEKIHENQQE, from the exons ATGAAACTTGTGTTCTTCATAGCCTTGGTGGGCACCTTGGCGCGAG GTAACCTGTCGCTACCTGTTGGACAAGAACAATCGAGAGGCGACTTG GCGGCGCGCTGCGTGGTTCAAGTGCTGTCGAAAGCGCTCTCCCAGCCTGCCAGCGCTGCTCCTGTGGACCCACAGTGCAGAGACTTCCTGAGGGCAG GGATGAAACATGACGCAGCTGAGAAAAAAGGTGAAGAAGAGGTTGTTCATTTAACAGGAACTGAAAGTCAGGAACAGAATGAGTTTGAAAGGCAAGCTGAAGGAACAGCTGTAACAGAGAAGGATGCACATGAGCCCAGGAGCACTGAGAACATGTTAAAGGCAGAGGATAAGCGGCAGAGCCTTCAAAACACAGGGAGTCAAGAGAGTATCACAAGCGTGGAAGAGAAAAAGAGTACAGATGCTCTAACAACGGGTGAAaaagatgatgaagaagagAGAGTATCTGGGCGCAGTCACCACAGCAGTTCAGAGCACAGACTAAGAGATGAAGAGGTCAGTGAGGGATCTAAACACCATTATCTGAAGAACACAGAGGATTCTGAAAAGGAATGGAGTCATATAGATAGGAGGTCTGAGGAGTTAGAGGATAGCAGTGAAAAAGAGACACGTATTTGGAAGCCCAACCATAAGTACCATCACAAGAAGCACAAGCGAAGTGAAGAGCCCCTGGGGGATGAGGAGTCAGAGGAATCAGAAGAAGATGAACACGAAGACAGAGAGAAGCGTATTTGGAAGCCCACTCATCGATATCATCACAAGAAGAACAGGCGAAATGAAGAGCCCTTGGAGTCTGAGGAATCAGATGAATCTGAGGAAGGTGAAGATGAAGACAGAGAAAAACGTGTTTGGAAACCTACTCATAGATATCATCACAAGAAGCACAAAAGAAATGAAGTGCccttggaggaggaggaatcaGAAGAATCAGAAGAAGATGAACATGAAGACAGAGAGAAGCGTATTTGGAAGCCCACTCATCGATATCATCACAAGAAGCATAGGCGAAATGAAGACCCCTTGGATGATGAAGGGTCAGATGATCTGgaggaagatgaaaatgaagacCAAGAGAAACGTATTTGGAAGCCCACTCATAGATATCACCACAACAAGCACAGAAGAAATGAAGACTCTTTAGACGATAAAGGATTGGAAGAATCAGAAGAAAGTGAAATTGAAGATAGAGAAAAGCGTATTTGGAAACCTACTCACAGGCACTTTGACAAAAAACACAAGCGAGATGAAGAGCCCTTTGATGAGGTACTTAGTGAAGAGTCAGAGGAATCTGAGGAAGATGAACACAGAGAAAAGCGAATTTGGAAACCTAGCCATAGATACCATCACAAGAAAGGTAAGAAAAACAAGAGGAATGAAGATTCTTCTACTGAGGAATCAGAAGAGCAGAGCTCTCAAGAGAAAAGATCAGAGGAGTTAGACAACaatgaagaaaaggagaaacaaaTTTGGAAGCCAACCCATAGGTACCATCACAAAAAGCACAAGTGGTCTGAAGACGCTTTTGAAGGACAGAATGAAGAGccagaggaagatgaagatgggGTTGAGCATCTTTGGAACCCTGCATTTAAAACTCAGCATCTAAAGCACAAACGGAACAGAGATTCTTTTGAAGATGAAGATGTGGAAGACATGGAAAGGAGTTCAGAATTTGCAGAAGACAGACATGACAAGGAGAAGAGAATTTGGAAACCTACTCATCGATATCACCATAAGAAGAACAGGAGGAGTGAAGACGCatcagaggaagaggagaaaaagaatTATGAAAGTGATGAGGATGACACTGATGAATCACAGTCCggcagggaaaagaaaaatcagtcaaGTGACCTACCTGAGGAAGTCTACAAGCGACATGACCTGGAGGATAATGAAGAGCTCAACAAAAGGCATCACCTGTCAGATAGCAGCCATTATTATAAAAGGTACCACaatgaagatgaaaaacaaagtgaagaaGATGACAACTTGAAGGCTCTTGAATATTTGGCAAAGAAGAGGAATGAGGCTGATTTGCTGAGCGAGGAGGAGATGCAAGTGAAGAGATCCCCCTGGGAGTACAAGGGCTACTACCACCCTGCGTGGTGGAAGCGAAGCCCTCTGAGAAGCGGAAACCAGCTAGAGCAGGACATGTGGGACAGTAGACAGGCTGCCCTGGAGGTTTTCCCTAACCACATTCAGGAGAAGAGACAATACCCAGGCAACAAAATTGATGAACTTGCTAAATTCCTGAACTACAAGAAAGCAGAGTTTTCTGGTCTGCTGGAgcctgaagaaaaaagaagtctTCATCAGAGACCTCTTACCCCAGAGGAG GAGAAGGAACTTGAGAACTTGGCAGCAATGGACATGGAGCTACAAAAAATTGCAGAGAAGATTCATGAGAATCAGCAAGAGTAA
- the trmt6 gene encoding tRNA (adenine(58)-N(1))-methyltransferase non-catalytic subunit TRM6, whose translation MANNGELVDERFIIKDGDFVVLQRGDVYKAVQIQKKRKVIFEKQWFFLDNAVGELYGSTFEVASGGSLQPRKSKHPEIPAEVKESGMDNRNIVDDGRSQKLTRDDIETLKEQGLKGQEIVQQLVENSTTFRDKTEFAQEKYIKKKKKKYENIITILKPSTRILALMYHGREPGKICHLRYDTLAQMLTLGNIHAGSKVIVFETCAGLVLGAVMERMGGYGSVIQMYPGGGPTRAATDSFGFPEHFHRTLHEFPLCKVKALLAGTLSPDEEGKDSVDGPAAEHLDTTAGQLASSANEQRKERDAEDSSPEGMESSSVEPEDRDKEERERRKENKAQEKKVKMEEKRKKLSAAAALLQGRNADGLVVASRFHPCPVLLTLLRFVAPSRPFVVYCQYREPLIECYSKLREQGGVINLRLSETWLRHYQVLPNRTHPVLLMSGGGGYILSGTTIDDSASASGPQKAEEPAPKRIKLQETVA comes from the exons ATGGCGAACAATGGTGAGCTAGTCGATGAGCGGTTCATAATAAAAGACGGGGATTTCGTCGTATTGCAGCGTGGCGACGTTTACAAAGCCGTACAGATACAGAAGAAAAG GAAGGTAATTTTTGAAAAGCAGTGGTTTTTCCTGGACAACGCCGTTGGAGAGCTTTATGGAAGCACGTTTGAAGTTGCTTCGGGTGGATCTCTGCAGCCACGGAAGTCAAAACACCCGGAGATCCCTGCAG AAGTCAAGGAATCGGGGATGGATAACAGGAACATTGTTGATGATGGAAGATCTCAAAAGCTGACAAGGGATGATATTGAAACATTGAAAGAACAGGGCTTAAAGGGACAG GAAATTGTGCAACAGCTTGTAGAGAACAGCACAACCTTCAGAGATAAGACTGAATTTGCTCAAGAGAAATACatcaagaagaaaaagaaaaa GTATGAGAATATTATAACAATACTCAAGCCATCAACTCGCATTTTAGCATTAATGTACCATGGTAGAGAACCAGGAAAGATATG TCACCTGCGCTATGACACTCTGGCCCAGATGCTGACCTTGGGAAACATCCACGCGGGCAGCAAGGTCATAGTGTTTGAGACCTGCGCTGGCCTAGTGCTGGGGGCCGTCATGGAGCGGATGGGAG GCTACGGCTCTGTGATTCAGATGTACCCGGGAGGTGGTCCTACCCGAGCCGCCACCGACAGCTTTGGATTCCCCGAGCATTTCCATCGGACCCTGCACGAGTTTCCCCTGTGCAAAGTGAAGGCCTTGCTGGCAGGAACGCTGTCACCAGATGAGGAGGGAAAGGACAGTGTGGACGGGCCTGCCGCGGAGCACCTCGATACAACCGCGGGGCAGCTGGCCAGCTCGGCGAACGAACAGCGGAAAGAGAGGGACGCAGAAGACAGCAGCCCGGAGGGCATGGAGTCCAGCAGCGTGGAGCCAGAAGATAGGgacaaggaggagagagagagacgcaaGGAGAATAAA GCACAGGAGAAGAAGGTCAAAAtggaggagaaaagaaagaaactgtctgctgctgctgcactccTGCAAGGGAGAAATGCAGATGG GTTGGTGGTTGCATCCCGATTCCAtccctgccctgtcctgctgACCTTGTTGAGATTTGTGGCCCCCTCAAGACCTTTTGTTGTCTACTGCCAGTACAGAGAG ccatTGATTGAGTGCTACAGCAAGCTCAGGGAACAAGGCGGCGTAATCAATCTCAGACTGTCAGAGACCTGGCTTAGGCATTACCAG GTTTTACCCAACAGAACCCATCCAGTCCTTTTGATGAGCGGCGGAGGTGGGTACATCTTGTCAGGGACCACCATTGACGACAGTGCCTCGGCTTCAGGACCTCAGAAAGCTGAAGAGCCAGCTCCAAAGAGGATAAAATTGCAAGAGACTGTTGCCTGA